DNA sequence from the Sulfolobales archaeon genome:
TATATTAACCTCTAAAGCAAGCCTTGTCTAATCCAGGTTCCCCCCTTTCTAACATATTTCTTCTTAGCTTCTTGTATAAGCTCTTCCACCCTCTGACTAGCTATTATGGGTATCCCCTCTATCAGGGCGGAGAGTGCTAGAGGGTTTCCTCTGAGGACCATGTTTTTTAGCTCGTCAAAGGTATATAGGAAGAGATCGATTCTATAGATCCGAAATTCCGCTGCAAGTCTGAACCTCTCTAGTATAGGGATACCCCTCACATCATCTGTTAGCACTAGAATATCTAGATCACTCCAATCCCCACCACCACTCCTAGCCCACGAGCCAAAGAGCATGGCAGCCTCTACTCTAAATCCTCTCCTCATCAGCTCGTTGAGAAGCTTCTCTACATCTCTACGCCAAGGCTCTTCAGCCATTTCTCCACCCACCTCATGATCTTCTCAGCAGCCTCCAGAGCCCTCCTAGCTGTTGCCTCATCATAGTACATGCCTGGATAGCCGCTTTCAAAAGCATTTGGATATCTCGAAGGTATATAATGCCTATCTAGTTCTCTCGCATATATAAAAAGATCTTCATTTAAACTCCCAACCTCTCTAGCTATTGCTAAGAGCTCTACAACCGAATGCCCACGAGAGCTCCTGCCATATGCGTAGAGAAGGGCTTTAACAGCTTTCTCAGCAGCTTGCTGTGATTGGAAGCAGCTCCACTCGTAGTTGCCATCCTCTAGGCTGTCTCTAGCAGCCTTTAAATCCCTCAACGCCTGCGCAAACCACCTTCTAGCCTCCTCAAACCTCTCCACATCTGATCACCGGGATCTGCTGAGAATAGATCCCAATATCTCAACCTCGAACCATAGGGCTATTTCGAAAGGATCTCCCTATAGTATCTCTCCAGCCTAGGCTTTAAATCCAGATACTCCTTCAACACCCTAGCCTCGAACTCCACTCTCTCCACCCTATCTCTCAATCACAATAAAACCCTTGGATATAACTTCATAGGTGTTCTGGTTTCATTGGGCTTGGTATCAAAAGATATCAAGCCCTCTGCCTCATCACCCCCTGTCTAGCCTTCCCACCCGCCCTTCGGGAGCCACTCTCCCTCGGGCGAGTGGGAGGCTTCATAGAGCTCTTCCTCCCCCCTCGCAACTGCTCATAGAGTTCCATATGAGGAGATACTCACCTATGCTCTAAAGAATAACCTCACAAAATCCCAACACCCAGAGATAGCAGTTGCAAAGGCACTATCGAGGCTATCGAGGGCCGGGTTCATAAGGAGAAGCTGGGTGTGGATCTCACAGAAGAGGCAGAGACTCTATTGCCTAAGATAGTTTAAAACAACACCACGCTAGGTGATCATCTAACAAAAAACGTTAGCACTAAGGCTAAGCGACCCCGTAGCTGTGGTTTAGAGGCTTGTTTGCTTTTTGTTTAGGAAATTTCCTAAACAAACCATAAACCTAGTCCTAAGACTAGAAGAAACTTGGATAAGCTCTTTGGATAAGCTCTACCATTGTAGGCCACGATAGGATCTTTATTAGAGCTTGTTTAGGAAGCTTCTTAAACAAGAAGCTCTTAGTAAATTTACTAAAAGCTCAAAACCTCCGGAATTAAAGTATATTCCTAATTTATATATCATAAGATATATTGCTTGTGAGGTTTCCTAAACAAAACTTGGGGATTCTACAACTGAAAGCCTCACCTCTTTAGGGCGGGGATGGCGATATGCTTTAAGCTTTGATGCTGGTACTATAACTAGATGATGCGGTTAAGCATGGCAACCAGGCCCCCGGATGATCATAGATGGGGGCTAGCAACAATATCCCCGAGTCCCCGGGAGGGGATAAGGGTAATGGGCCGGAGACCCGGCCTAGGGCTAAACCATGCGAGAGACCATGGTGATCTACTATGGAATTGAAAGTAGAATTGAAAGATTGAATTGAAAGGATATACTAGCTCTACCTCTACGTCTCAGAGCTGAGTCTTTCTAAGCTCATACACAGTATATATATAACTAGGTTCTAGCATATTCCCACAGCTTATCCACTCTACTATTTGAACCGCTATGTCTAGCGACCCAGCTAACACCTCTTGTCTTTTATCCGAGGCAAGGATCCCGTTTTCTGCCTATGGCTGCTGTTTTGGGTTTCACGGTGATTTATTTTTGTTGATAGAGGCGATAATGTGAAGGGATCAAAGCCCCATGAAACTAGAACCCCTATATCTATCCACCTCTAGGCATAATCAATCCCTTGGCATGAAGTGCGAGGTTTTTGGATGTAAAGGTAGATATTATATGATCGATAGATCCCTCTCGGGAGTGGGGTTCGGCTAGGTGGTGAAGTTTATATCTATAGCTGGTGGCGAGATATCTTTTATACTGACATAGGTATATTCTGTATTGGGATTTACGTGGTTAGGGTTAAGACTAGCATCTATATTGATAAAGATCTGTGGGAAAGGCTTAGGGAGTATGCTTCGAGAAGGAATATGGGGGTTAGCAGGTTCCTAGAGGATCTGATTAGAGAGGGTATTGTTGAGGAGGCGCTGGATAATGAGCTACTAGAGCTTGCTGGACATAGTGACTACGAGGTGGATTTCGAGCCTGTGGAGCCGAAGGAGGGGCTTGTAAGTGGATTGATCAGGGTTATGAGGGATGAGAGAACCGATCGCATATCTAGATAGCAGTGCTATAGTGAAGAGATATATTAGAGAGCCTGGAAGTGATAGAGTAAAGGAGCTCTATCTAAAAGCATATTCAGGTGAGACGATCCTCTCCTATAGCTTATGGAATATAGGGGAGGTGCTAGGGGCTCTAGATAGGGCTGTGAGTATCGGTAGACTAGATTCTAAAGCATATAGTACTGCTAGAAGGAGATTCCTGCTGGAGACGAGGAGATTAGCTAGGCTAGGACTCGCAATAATAGTACCTCTGAGAATCAGCGTTCTGAGGGAAAGCTGGAGGCTACTGGAGAAACACCATATCTACGAAGCCGATGCTCTGCAAATAGCATCTGCTAAATACATAGGTGCCACCTATTTCCTAACAAGTGATAAAAAGCTGAGCGAGATAGCATCTACTGAGAAGCTAAACAGCATCTACCTAGGCTAATCATAAACTAATCCAACCCCCATTACTGCTCTAAATGGATGAGGCTTTCAGTTGAAAGAGAATTGCGTGATATATATTCGAATACATAGAACTGGGGATCTGATGAAGCTTTAGGTCAAAATATTCAAATGCATATTCGTGGGAAACGATGTAGGAATATTCTACTGAGTCAAATGCCCAGATATCATGTTATAGTTCTAACAACCGCTATATCGCAGATGCCTTCAACCCTATAGCTGATCTCTAATACTGCTTCTCTTGGAAGGCTTATAGATATACCTAAGGGCTATGTGATCAACCTCTCTAGGGATCCCCTCGAAATCGGTGTTTCTGGTTGAGACCCCTACCCTGCATAGTTGGGATTGTCAAGGTTCTTGATAATACATTCCAAGATCTTTGGTTCCGCAGGGTATAAGACCTTCGAGGATATGGGCTAGACCCCTTATAAGTATAAGTTCTTACTACTGGTGTACGAAGTAGGTAGGTAGCTCTTAGAGACTTTTAGGCTGTATACAAGGTGCTCCGAGATGGTTTGGCTATGTCATGATTCTATGGAGCTGATTGCTATTCGATCTTCACCCATGTTCTACCTATTCTCTGGTATTTCGAGCGGATCCTCTTAAACTCCTGCATAACATTGTTTAGAAGGGCTTCATCAGCATATAGGATTCTCCCGTCCTCTAGCGCTTCGAGTATAAATGTATTTCCCTCTCTAAGCTTTTTGAGGAAAACCTCTGTATTCATCCCCACTGGCTGTACATTGGGGTTGCTAGGGTCTATGAGCATTGCATATGCCTCCCTCGGATCTCTCGGTATATTATCGCCTACAACTAGTACATCGTAATCGCTATACTCTGTATAGTCTCCCCGAGCCCTTGACCCGAATAGTATTACGAGCCTCGCACCAACACCTCTATATCTCTCGATGAGATGTGATAGGCTATCGCACAAGGCTCTTCACCCAGTTTAGTACTCTCTCAGCACATCTTATACACTCCTCCGCATCCCCCACGGTATAATAGTCTAGGGGGGCGCCCTCATCATATGCATTTGGATATCTTGTTGGGATATATTGCTTATCGAGGAATAAAACACACTCCCTAACATCACCGGGAATATCCATCCCGAGCTCGCGGATCAGGTAGAGGAGGGAGTGCCCCCTACGCTCTTTATTATAGAAGTTCAGCAAAGCCTTAAGAGCTTTCTCAGCCGCCTGGTGGGACTCGTAGCATGACTCCTCATATAAACCCTCCCTCTTATTCACAATAGCCGAGGCGAAGTTCCTCTCAGCCTGTCTAAGCCAATCCCTATAGCGGGAAACCATGGGAGAGCCCTATCTAAAAACAGTTGTGTTATCTCAAATTTCAAACCCGCTTATCGGAGCATCCCTATCTATATATCCTTTCCAGCTATAACCAATAGGGATATAAAGCTATAATAACCACCTAAAATCTATAGGAGGATACCAGTTAGATGAGAAGGATAAAGCTGAGATTTGCAGACGATATAGAGGTTGATTTCGTAGATAGGGAGCAGGCTTTGAAGAGGGTTGAGGAGTGGGCTGAGAAGGGTATGGTGAATGTCCAAGTAGTATATGGCCCGGAGGGATGTGGGAAAACAGCATGGCTTAAACAAAGTATAGAGCTATTAAAAGAACTAGATTTTGACATAATCTATATAAATCCTATTGAAAGAGAACTCCACACAGAGATCAGGGTTAAAGATGTTGAGACCAGATTACTCGAGATACTCAGGGGCGCTACCGAGGATACCTGGGGTAGGGTTGCATGGGCCGTTATAGATGTTGCCAGAGAGATGATCAAAGCTGGGAGGAAGAAGCTAGCGGTTGTGGTAGATGATGTTTTCCAAGCAATAGGGTTGGATAAGGCTGCGATATATGTTAAGGGTTTGTTAGGTTTAATTGAGTATCCTCCTAGAAGCTATGAGAGGATCGTCACAGTCGTTGCAACTAGCGAGGGTATTTCTAAGAGGGAGATTGGTAGGCATAGATGGGCTGATATTCTCCCTATGTGGAACATGCCTAGGGAGGGTTTTAAAAAGCTATATGATCAAATACCTGGTGATAAACCCGGCTTCGAAGAGATCTGGAGAATCACAGGTGGGAATCCAAAGATGCTGGCAAATCTCTATAAGGCGGGATGGGATGTTGGAGAGATAATAGAGAAGATCATTAGGATGAGGGGGGTAGAAGAGTTTATAGCATCACTAGAAGATGTTGAGAAGGCTTTGCTATCAGACGCGATCGAGGATCCCGATGTTCTAATGAGCAGAGAGGGTATTAGTCTTCTGAGGAGGCTTGTTGAGCTCAACCTTCTAGTGGATTCTCTATACAGCAGAAAATCCACATTATGGGTTGATGATCCACCCCCTGATAAAGATCCCGAGATAGGGATAGGGAAGCACGTTGCATGGCAGACACCGCTACATAGAGAAGCTATTAGAAAGGCTCTAGAGATCCGCAGCTGATATATCCATCTAAGTTTTGGCTAATAAGCAAAGATAGATCCATACCAACATAATATATATGGAGTGAGAGAGGTACAAGACCCCTTAGTATGGTATGGTTATAATTAGAAGGAATAGGATCCAAGAGATTCTGAGAATTAGCAGGGATAACCATATAAAGCTTTAATTAATGGGTTTAAAACATGGTAATTCCATAGAGGAGCTTTACAGCCATGACAAACGATGCTAAACTTATCCACAGATAGGGGGGATATGGCGTTGTGCTTGATAGAGACCCATGGAGTGTGGGTGAAGCTGGTGAACCTATACCAAGGGTTAACCCTGATCAAAGAAACAAAACTATAGAGAAATGACTGGAAACATCATGAGAGGGAAAACGCTTGTAGAGCGGTTCTAACAGCTTCTCTATGTAGTGGGGTTTGCCATGCTATATATCTTCCTATGCCTAGCTCTGGATCTCGTTGTGGGGGTGGCTGATCTATCCAGAACCATGGATCCCTTTCAGGTAGGAAATACATTATCAGGTTTCTTTCTACTAGCTCTTTCACAAGCTCTTCAGGTGTGTTAGAGCTCCATAGAGCATCTGGATCTTCAACCGCTCTCTCCAGCCAGCTTCTCCACCGCTCTAAAAAGCTTGCTGTGAGCCTCTTATCTATAACGAGATCACTAACTAGCTTTATATAGCTCCACCTATATTTATACAGCCTTGCAAGCATAGCTGGATTTCCACCACTTAACCTCCAGAGATCTTCAAAAGGAGGTTTCTCACCAAGAATCGAGTCATATAGCTTTAGAAGCCCCTCCCTACCCATATTCCACATAGGCCTCATCTCGGCCCATCTATGCCTACCGATCTCCCTTCTAGAGACGCCTTCGCTTGTTGTTACAACCGTTACTATTCTCTCGTAGTCGGCTGGTGGATATTCTATTAATCCCAGTAACCCCTTTACATAGATGGCTGCTTTGTCTAATCCAATGGCTTGGAATGCATCATCTACCAAAACAGCTATCCTCTTCCTACCCCTTTTCAAGGCGTATTTAACAAGGTCTATTGCTAGTGTTGCAAGCCTAACCTCAGCCCTACCAATGATATCCGATGCCGCCTCAGCAAGATCCTTGATAATCTCCTTCAAATCGGTATAAGCTATAAAATCCCTACGAAGAGGATCAACATATATAACATCAAAACCAAGCTCCCTTAATAACTCAGCACTCTGCTTAAGCCAAGCCGTCTTCCCACATCCCTCCGGGCCATATACTACTTGGACGAATCTAGTTCCTCTCTCAGCCCACTCCTCAACCCTCTTCAAACCTAGCTCTCTATCCACAAAATCAACCTCTATGTTGTCTACAAATCTCAGCCTCACCCTTTTCATATAGATAGCTTCACCCTAAGCCTCCTAATATAGTGGATTTGGTTAACTATATATCTCTATATCCAATTGTGGATCTCTTTTAGAGGTGGGTTCTCAAACAATGTCTGCTATTCTCTTTTTAGTGAGGTGATACTATTAAGTTCCTCTTGATATAAGCAGGAAATGCGATAGATATTCTTGAGCCTTAATAGGGCATCTTGACCTCTTACCTGTCCTGGGGGCGAGGCTTACAGATGTAATACGGGGTTGATTATGTATGGGGTGTAAAGATGCTCCTTGTGAATATCTTTCTTTATATGGATAGATGTTGGGGTTCGATTGCCCTGTCCATTTTATAGGGCTGGTGCTTGTCACTCGCCTAAGCTGGGCGAGCCTAGTGATTCTGTTGTAGCTGCATATAGATGTGGCGGTGCTCCCGAGGTTTATAAGGGGTGCTCGTTCTATGTTGAAACGGTATCAGGTGCAGATAAGCCTCTGAACCAGGGTAATAATAGTGGTAGAGGGGGTGTCAGGGTTATTACTAGGAACTCCATCGCATCCAGGATCTATG
Encoded proteins:
- a CDS encoding nucleotidyltransferase domain-containing protein; protein product: MAEEPWRRDVEKLLNELMRRGFRVEAAMLFGSWARSGGGDWSDLDILVLTDDVRGIPILERFRLAAEFRIYRIDLFLYTFDELKNMVLRGNPLALSALIEGIPIIASQRVEELIQEAKKKYVRKGGTWIRQGLL
- a CDS encoding HEPN domain-containing protein produces the protein MERFEEARRWFAQALRDLKAARDSLEDGNYEWSCFQSQQAAEKAVKALLYAYGRSSRGHSVVELLAIAREVGSLNEDLFIYARELDRHYIPSRYPNAFESGYPGMYYDEATARRALEAAEKIMRWVEKWLKSLGVEM
- a CDS encoding ribbon-helix-helix protein, CopG family, translated to MVRVKTSIYIDKDLWERLREYASRRNMGVSRFLEDLIREGIVEEALDNELLELAGHSDYEVDFEPVEPKEGLVSGLIRVMRDERTDRISR
- a CDS encoding type II toxin-antitoxin system VapC family toxin, with the protein product MREPIAYLDSSAIVKRYIREPGSDRVKELYLKAYSGETILSYSLWNIGEVLGALDRAVSIGRLDSKAYSTARRRFLLETRRLARLGLAIIVPLRISVLRESWRLLEKHHIYEADALQIASAKYIGATYFLTSDKKLSEIASTEKLNSIYLG
- a CDS encoding nucleotidyltransferase domain-containing protein, yielding MCDSLSHLIERYRGVGARLVILFGSRARGDYTEYSDYDVLVVGDNIPRDPREAYAMLIDPSNPNVQPVGMNTEVFLKKLREGNTFILEALEDGRILYADEALLNNVMQEFKRIRSKYQRIGRTWVKIE
- a CDS encoding HEPN domain-containing protein, yielding MVSRYRDWLRQAERNFASAIVNKREGLYEESCYESHQAAEKALKALLNFYNKERRGHSLLYLIRELGMDIPGDVRECVLFLDKQYIPTRYPNAYDEGAPLDYYTVGDAEECIRCAERVLNWVKSLVR
- a CDS encoding ATP-binding protein → MRRIKLRFADDIEVDFVDREQALKRVEEWAEKGMVNVQVVYGPEGCGKTAWLKQSIELLKELDFDIIYINPIERELHTEIRVKDVETRLLEILRGATEDTWGRVAWAVIDVAREMIKAGRKKLAVVVDDVFQAIGLDKAAIYVKGLLGLIEYPPRSYERIVTVVATSEGISKREIGRHRWADILPMWNMPREGFKKLYDQIPGDKPGFEEIWRITGGNPKMLANLYKAGWDVGEIIEKIIRMRGVEEFIASLEDVEKALLSDAIEDPDVLMSREGISLLRRLVELNLLVDSLYSRKSTLWVDDPPPDKDPEIGIGKHVAWQTPLHREAIRKALEIRS
- a CDS encoding ATP-binding protein, whose translation is MKRVRLRFVDNIEVDFVDRELGLKRVEEWAERGTRFVQVVYGPEGCGKTAWLKQSAELLRELGFDVIYVDPLRRDFIAYTDLKEIIKDLAEAASDIIGRAEVRLATLAIDLVKYALKRGRKRIAVLVDDAFQAIGLDKAAIYVKGLLGLIEYPPADYERIVTVVTTSEGVSRREIGRHRWAEMRPMWNMGREGLLKLYDSILGEKPPFEDLWRLSGGNPAMLARLYKYRWSYIKLVSDLVIDKRLTASFLERWRSWLERAVEDPDALWSSNTPEELVKELVERNLIMYFLPERDPWFWIDQPPPQRDPELGIGRYIAWQTPLHREAVRTALQAFSLS